A region of Williamwhitmania sp. DNA encodes the following proteins:
- a CDS encoding MATE family efflux transporter: MDVRKYFKDSVNADVGYRRIWHIAFPIIIGSLVQNLLNITDTIFLGRLGVVALGAGAIGGLLHLAAVMVAYGFTIGTQIVVARRFGQKKYGSIGITLTHSFYFLLTLSLLLFWVLWQMAPTILSATLKSPRVMVAAVEFISWRKWGLFFVIISLLFQSFFIGIGRTKIISVANIVVVITNIILDYCMIFGNFGFPAMGIAGAALASVLAELLGAVFYVVYTMVAIDSVKYNLFAFTRFSSNFLRPLLRVSLPTMLQNLLSFSCWLLFFLFIENMGERVLAASNIVRSLYVLLLIPVWGFASATSSLTSYLIGSGRKEEVIRLVMRSEMLSLVSVLVVLAVSAFFSHDLLMLFTTDLTLVKFTSPILLVVAVAGPMLSIGMIAFQAVAGTGKTNITLLFETSDLLLYLFFAFLFSMVLHFSISAVWTVEILYGAFLAVSSLLYLKYGKWRNASI; the protein is encoded by the coding sequence ATGGATGTACGTAAATATTTTAAGGATAGCGTAAATGCTGATGTAGGTTATCGGCGAATTTGGCACATAGCCTTCCCAATTATTATTGGGAGCTTGGTGCAGAATCTTCTAAATATTACCGACACCATTTTCTTAGGACGACTGGGGGTGGTTGCTCTTGGTGCAGGTGCCATTGGTGGTTTGCTACACCTTGCTGCCGTAATGGTTGCTTATGGTTTTACCATTGGAACTCAAATTGTGGTGGCTCGCCGCTTTGGTCAAAAAAAGTATGGAAGCATTGGCATTACGCTTACACATTCCTTCTACTTTTTGCTCACCCTCTCGTTGCTGCTCTTTTGGGTGCTTTGGCAAATGGCTCCTACCATTTTAAGTGCAACGCTAAAGTCGCCACGGGTTATGGTGGCGGCGGTAGAGTTTATATCGTGGCGTAAATGGGGACTTTTTTTTGTCATAATCAGCTTGCTTTTTCAGTCTTTCTTCATTGGGATTGGACGCACAAAGATAATTTCGGTGGCAAACATAGTGGTAGTAATCACCAATATCATTCTGGACTACTGCATGATTTTTGGAAATTTTGGCTTCCCGGCCATGGGAATTGCCGGCGCTGCTTTAGCCTCTGTTTTGGCTGAGTTGCTAGGTGCCGTTTTCTACGTTGTTTACACCATGGTTGCCATCGATAGCGTAAAGTATAACCTCTTTGCGTTTACCCGCTTTAGCTCCAATTTTTTAAGGCCACTGCTGAGGGTTTCGTTGCCCACGATGCTTCAAAACCTACTCTCCTTTTCTTGCTGGTTGCTGTTCTTTTTATTTATTGAGAATATGGGTGAACGTGTGCTCGCCGCATCAAATATTGTTCGCAGCCTTTACGTGCTACTGTTAATTCCAGTATGGGGGTTTGCATCGGCCACCAGTAGCCTCACTAGCTATCTAATTGGAAGCGGTAGAAAGGAGGAGGTAATAAGGCTCGTAATGCGATCGGAAATGCTATCGCTGGTATCTGTTTTGGTGGTGTTGGCTGTGTCTGCCTTTTTTTCGCACGATTTGCTGATGCTCTTTACTACCGACTTGACGCTAGTGAAGTTTACGAGTCCAATTCTGTTGGTTGTGGCAGTTGCTGGTCCAATGCTTTCGATTGGTATGATTGCTTTTCAGGCAGTTGCGGGAACGGGTAAAACCAATATTACGCTACTGTTTGAAACCTCTGATTTGTTGCTCTACCTCTTTTTTGCTTTTCTATTCTCAATGGTGTTGCACTTTTCGATCTCTGCTGTTTGGACCGTGGAGATTCTCTATGGCGCTTTTCTGGCAGTGTCATCACTACTTTACCTAAAGTATGGAAAGTGGCGCAATGCCTCAATTTAA
- a CDS encoding tetratricopeptide repeat protein yields MRKQLTIILILTGFLLSSVSAFSQLNKEHFLFQGRQRLFDSQYIDAISSFNTILKADTTLAEAYFFRGIAKYNLGDYIGAREDFTKTIKFNPIYTQAYHFRAITLTRMGEYDKALADFDKTLDLRVDIPGVYFNRGITNFLRQDFEDALKDFGTAIKLDPKFADAYINRGTAKIYLKDTAGALSDYNKALTLNNLNPEPYLKRGMLYLKMEKLDSALIDLNKTIQLDSTVTLAYFSRALVRNSKGDIKGALSDFNKVLTIEPENALTLYNRALIRSSIGDYNNALNDYNQVAALNPNNVLIYYNRGGVYYELGKYKESVKDYTKAIELYPDFATAYLNRSVAKRQLNDEKGAYLDYETAQKKIQEYKSKLGDKNFSEFADTSKKFNKLLAFDADFGRGTEGNNMVQNKKVDITLQPLYRITAVEAYEPPTTSNFYSQKFENFRKSLDLVPTAISANRSSLSPDTLKEKLEKVDSLIERTSSRTLLYEQAILLGDLKRYTSALEAYSTLYAQDKTDPFALINRSSVQGEMIEFINSVDNSFQAVTLNESGKPSVKRQQNVVIYNYKEAIEDLNEAARLMPDFPYIYYNRGNLDCLSGEFTKSIADYTKAIDLYPNLGEAYYNRGLVQLYLQETEKGCLDISKSGELGVKDAYNVIKRYCVKDDDK; encoded by the coding sequence GTGAGAAAACAACTAACGATAATCCTTATACTTACTGGATTTCTTTTGTCATCAGTTTCAGCATTTTCGCAGCTCAACAAGGAACATTTTCTGTTTCAGGGTAGACAGCGACTGTTCGACAGCCAATATATTGACGCTATCTCCTCTTTCAACACCATACTCAAGGCTGATACTACCCTTGCCGAAGCTTACTTTTTCAGAGGGATTGCCAAGTATAACCTGGGCGATTATATTGGGGCACGTGAGGACTTCACCAAGACTATTAAGTTTAACCCCATTTATACCCAAGCCTACCACTTTAGGGCCATTACGCTTACCCGAATGGGTGAATACGATAAAGCCCTTGCCGATTTCGATAAAACGCTTGACCTTCGGGTTGATATTCCAGGAGTATATTTTAACAGAGGTATTACCAATTTCCTAAGGCAGGACTTTGAAGATGCGCTCAAGGATTTTGGGACAGCTATCAAGCTCGACCCTAAGTTTGCAGATGCATACATCAACCGCGGAACAGCAAAAATTTATCTAAAAGACACAGCTGGTGCCCTTTCCGATTACAACAAAGCACTTACGCTTAACAACCTAAATCCAGAGCCCTACCTTAAGCGCGGAATGCTTTACCTCAAAATGGAGAAGTTGGATTCTGCATTAATCGACTTGAATAAAACAATACAGCTCGACTCAACCGTCACCCTCGCATACTTTAGCCGTGCGCTTGTAAGGAACAGCAAAGGAGATATTAAGGGTGCACTTAGTGATTTCAACAAGGTTCTCACCATAGAGCCCGAAAATGCCTTAACGCTCTACAATCGGGCACTTATCCGATCATCCATTGGGGACTATAATAATGCTTTGAACGACTACAATCAAGTTGCTGCACTCAACCCAAATAATGTTCTCATTTACTATAATCGGGGGGGCGTGTATTACGAACTAGGGAAATACAAAGAGTCGGTAAAAGACTACACCAAGGCTATTGAGCTATACCCCGATTTTGCGACAGCCTACCTCAACCGATCGGTTGCTAAGCGCCAGCTTAATGACGAAAAGGGGGCATACCTTGACTACGAAACTGCTCAGAAGAAAATTCAGGAATATAAATCTAAGCTGGGGGATAAAAACTTTTCGGAATTTGCCGATACCAGTAAGAAGTTCAACAAGCTTCTTGCGTTCGATGCTGATTTTGGTCGTGGCACAGAAGGCAACAATATGGTTCAAAACAAAAAGGTGGATATTACCCTGCAACCGCTTTACCGAATTACTGCTGTAGAAGCCTACGAGCCACCTACAACGTCCAATTTCTATTCGCAGAAATTTGAAAACTTTAGAAAAAGTCTTGACCTTGTGCCTACAGCCATCTCAGCAAACCGCAGTTCACTCTCGCCAGACACATTGAAAGAAAAACTTGAGAAGGTGGACAGCCTGATAGAGAGAACCTCATCACGAACACTACTTTATGAACAAGCCATTTTACTGGGTGATCTCAAGCGGTACACCAGTGCACTTGAAGCCTATAGCACGCTCTATGCACAGGACAAGACCGACCCATTTGCGCTTATCAACCGCAGCAGCGTTCAAGGCGAAATGATTGAGTTCATCAACTCCGTTGACAACTCATTTCAGGCGGTCACACTCAACGAGTCGGGAAAGCCATCGGTTAAAAGGCAGCAAAACGTAGTGATTTATAACTATAAGGAGGCTATAGAGGATCTCAATGAAGCCGCAAGGCTCATGCCCGATTTCCCTTACATTTACTACAATCGGGGAAATTTAGATTGCTTGTCAGGTGAGTTTACCAAATCCATTGCCGACTACACCAAAGCAATTGATCTTTACCCCAACTTGGGTGAGGCATACTACAACAGAGGTTTGGTGCAGCTCTACCTTCAGGAAACCGAGAAAGGTTGCTTAGACATCAGCAAATCGGGCGAGCTGGGGGTAAAAGATGCCTACAACGTTATTAAGCGATACTGTGTTAAGGACGACGATAAATAA
- the mtgA gene encoding monofunctional biosynthetic peptidoglycan transglycosylase produces the protein MAAFFILSIGSVILFRFVPIPVTPLMLIRCSEQLSKGKTLKLQKDWVSLRNISPNMVQAAVASEDNRFPDHFGFDFEAIRKALRHNEHSKRLRGASTISQQTAKNVFLWPSRSYLRKGIEAYFTLLIEVFWTKERIMAVYLNIVEMGDGVYGVEAASQKYFHKPASKLSQSEAAMLAAILPSPIKRNPARPSRFLLNSQYQIMVAMRQLGPVEL, from the coding sequence ATGGCAGCTTTTTTTATTTTGTCTATTGGATCTGTTATTCTATTTCGCTTTGTACCTATACCAGTAACCCCTTTAATGCTAATACGATGTAGCGAGCAGCTATCAAAAGGAAAAACTTTAAAACTTCAAAAGGATTGGGTTTCCTTGCGCAACATTTCGCCAAACATGGTTCAGGCTGCTGTGGCCTCTGAAGACAATCGTTTTCCTGACCATTTTGGCTTCGACTTTGAGGCTATTCGTAAGGCTTTGCGCCACAATGAGCACAGCAAGAGGTTGCGTGGGGCAAGTACTATTTCTCAGCAAACGGCCAAAAATGTGTTCTTATGGCCAAGCCGCTCCTATTTACGCAAAGGCATTGAGGCTTACTTTACCCTCCTAATTGAGGTTTTCTGGACCAAGGAGAGAATAATGGCGGTTTATCTCAATATTGTGGAGATGGGGGATGGCGTGTATGGTGTGGAGGCAGCTTCGCAGAAGTACTTTCATAAACCTGCTTCAAAGTTATCGCAGTCGGAGGCAGCCATGTTGGCGGCTATCCTACCGAGTCCAATAAAACGTAATCCGGCCAGACCGTCCCGATTCCTACTCAATAGCCAATATCAGATCATGGTAGCTATGCGGCAGCTCGGCCCTGTAGAACTTTAA